CCTTCCGAATCGTCGGCGGCATCGCCGTCGTCGCCGCCCCCGCCACCGTCGTCGAGATGTGGATTACGGACCGTTCCGTCGTGGACGAGCAGCGTCGAGTCGACGATCTCGTCTTCGAGGTCGACGTCGAGTTCGCCGTCCTCGTCGACCAGATTGTCGAGGAAGTTCCCCAGGTTGTTCGCGTACTGCTGGCTCGCGGTCGTGCTGACCCGTGAGGGCAGGTCTGTCGGGCCGTGGACCCGGACGCCGTCGACCTCGACAGTCTCACCGGCTTCGGTCGGTTCGCAGTTCCCGCCGGTCTCTGCTGCGAGGTCGACGATCACCGACCCCGCGTCCATGTCTTCGATCATCTCCGTCGTGACGATCTCCGGTGCCGGGCGGCCGGGAATGGCGGCCGTCGTGATCAGCACGTCCGACTCCGGGACGACCCGCTGCATCTGTTTTCGCTGTTCCGCGTAGAACTCCTCGCCCATTTCGACGGCGTAGCCTTCCTCGTCCCCCGACCCTTCAGTCGGGAGTTCGAGTTCGACGAAGTCGGCGCCGAGACTCTCGACCTCGCGTTTGACTTCGAGGCGCACGTCGTGGCCGCGGGTGCTGGCCCCCAGACGTTCGGCCGTTGCGATGGCCTTCAACCCGGCCACGCCCGCGCCGATGACGAACACCTCCGCAGGCTGGATCGTCCCCGCGGCGGTCATCTCCATCGGGAACATCTTGGGCAACTCCTCGGCGGCCATCAGTGTCGCCTGATAGCCACCGAGGCTCGCCTGCGAGGACAGCGCGTCCATGCTCTGGGCGCGACTGATCCGGGGCATCAACTCCAGCGCGAACGCGCTGACGCCCCTGCTGGCCAGTTCGTCGACCGTCTCGTCAGCTACCTCGTACGGCCCGAGCAGTCCGACGACGATCTGGTCCTCGCGGTAGGGATCGGTTTCCGTCTCGGTCGCGCCGAGACCCCGGACCTGAAAGAGCACGTCGGCCCGGTCGAACACGGCCCTGCGGTCGTCGATTATCTCACAGCCGACC
This Halorientalis sp. IM1011 DNA region includes the following protein-coding sequences:
- a CDS encoding Re/Si-specific NAD(P)(+) transhydrogenase subunit alpha, with protein sequence MIVGVPTETADGERRVALTPSVAEDFVEDGHEVCVAAGAGAGANFADDAYEAVGCEIIDDRRAVFDRADVLFQVRGLGATETETDPYREDQIVVGLLGPYEVADETVDELASRGVSAFALELMPRISRAQSMDALSSQASLGGYQATLMAAEELPKMFPMEMTAAGTIQPAEVFVIGAGVAGLKAIATAERLGASTRGHDVRLEVKREVESLGADFVELELPTEGSGDEEGYAVEMGEEFYAEQRKQMQRVVPESDVLITTAAIPGRPAPEIVTTEMIEDMDAGSVIVDLAAETGGNCEPTEAGETVEVDGVRVHGPTDLPSRVSTTASQQYANNLGNFLDNLVDEDGELDVDLEDEIVDSTLLVHDGTVRNPHLDDGGGGGDDGDAADDSEGGDDDGD